The sequence caaataatatataaagatTAGAGTGTAGCCTGcaaaattcatatttattttGATTCTGAACCATGAAGCTTTTCTCAACTTGTTTAACCTTAGTCCTTGCTTGTTTGGTTGCTATATTCCTACAAATATTCTACTTCTCACCCATATCTCCTGACTTCCTTCAAATCCCTCCACCCTCTAATTTTCTCCCCAAAAATAATAAGTTACAGGAAGTGATTAAACTCGGAGAAGGACATTTAAAAGGCCCCGAGGATACTTATGTGGACAATGATGGTTTACTGTATGCAGTGAGCAGAGATGGTTGGATCAAAAGAATGTATGAAAATGAAACTTGGGAGAATTGGAAGAAAATAGAAAGTGATGTTTTACTTGGTATCACTACCTCCAAACATGGTGGTGTTATTGTTTGTGATGCTGAAATTGTAAGTAAATGTAGTTAATCTCTTGTTTATTTCTCTGATTTTTGTTAATACAGTTTCATTATTTCAACAGGGTTTGCTTAAGGTTACTGATGATGGAGTAACTGTTCTTGCATCTGAAATTAATGGATCAAGAATAAGGTAAATGTTCTTTTTTGCCATGGTTTCCAGCAGccaaattctaattttttttgaaaattgaaaTAGGTATGCAGATGATGTGATAGAAGCATCAGATGGTAGTCTGTATTTCAGTGTAGCAAGCACCAAATTTGGACCCAATGATTGGTATCTAGACGTTCTTGAGGCTAAACCTCATGGCCAGTTGCTCAAGTATGATCCATCATTCAACCAGACTTCAGTTCTGCTAGAAAATTTAGGTTTTACAAATGGTGTTGCTCTCTCTATGGAAGAGGATTATCTAGTTTTCTGTGAAACTTGGAAGTAAGTAATTTCTTTTAACGCATGTGCAGAAAGAAGAAAAGCCGCGTGAGTTCGTTTTATATTAAAGATGATAGATTAATGATTTTGTATACATGAGGTttgaatgagccaactataggtaTGGGATAAGTTTTTAAAGCAATTATATATACTACAAGTGTGTGATAGATTAGTTTAAAAGGTCAATGTGCCAATACACAAAATGTGTCAAACTTAAAGGtgcaaatatacattaaacccCAAGTTAATCCATGAAAGGCATGATTGGATGGATGGGACGAGCCAAAAGATCTATAAACATACTTAGATGTCATGCTTGTTTTATCTCTATATTCTAAACATTTAGAACAAAAGTTTACTATTTCTTACTTGAGAATTATGTGTCCTTCCCTAAAACCCTAAATTTGGATATTATCCCTtcattttattgcttgattttAGGTTTTCGAAACTTGAATCCATATTTCTTGGATGCATGTGAATCAGATTCAGGTGCCAAAAATATTGGTTAAAGGAAGAGAAGACAGGAAAAACAGAGATTCTAATAGAGAAGCTTCCAGGTGGACCTGATAATATAAAGCTGGCCCCGGATGGAACATTCTAGATCGTTTTGCCAGCGATTATAGAAGAAGGAACGGAATTTGTGCATTACTCAAAGATATTGAAGCACATATTCGCTTCTTTTCCGAAATTGATTAAACAACTTAATGCTGTTTTTAAGAGAGCGTCGATTATAAATGTGGGAGATGATGGGAGGATTACGAGGAAATTTGATGATCCAGATGGAAAAGTCATTACTTTCGTCACTTCAGCTTTGGAATATAAGGATCATCTCTTCCTCGGAAGTTTAAACACCAACTTTGTAGGAAAACTCTCTTTGAAATCTACTTAAACAATGTTCAACTCCAAGATAGTGTAATAatatttctttcaatttctctcattttttcacaagatttatttttgtgttttaacgTTATTATATTCAAAATATTGCTCTAGTTAACTCATCACTATTTGAGAAAAGACTATATTTATAAATGGAGACAGGGGCGGAACCAGGGGGGGTTaggggggctcgagccccggcaggcggccggagaattgagaaaaaaaaaatttagtaatggtgtctggtaatattttggagataATGATATAGACTCTGTATAGTactatttcaatgtttaaaggtagatgagatggtcaAGGATGCTTACTTCTATTTGAGAGGTTCTATGTTCGACTCCTTTCAAcctcattctttttttttaaaagtttttatttatttttattttatttttcaataattataaaaacatgtttccattattaattaatttaaatagactctttatttttattttgataacacttttgaattcatttttaatatgtctttaccattaaaaaaaagtagacatatttaatacttatttttattatgtctttaccattaaaaaaaaagtaaacatgtttaattttctattagtttaatgctagtttctaaaaaaaatgataacattttaacagttaatttcgatttttttttgacgttttaaatttttttttttactgatatgtttgagccccagatcatccggggtcctggttccgccactgaatGGAGATCTATAAATTCTCTGATTTCAGCCCCTTTTAAACATTATTTGCGCCTTTTAaacatttattattttatttctttcaaaCGGTCAAGTTAGAAATTATTCTGGATTACAGTGAAGTTAGATGAAATTCGTCCAACTTCAAAACTGTAAATAAGTCGGACGGAATTCATTCTATTTCTTTATGACTTGTGTAACCCAAGCTTGGGTTACACTTCCTAACATGAAAGTCTGATAAACttcatctaaaaaaaataatattcataTAGTTTTTTAATATTCATATAGTGTTTTGCTTGTTTATATCCACCACCCAAATAAAATAACAATGATTTTTCCTTGAAATCAGATGAATCTTTTATAAGTTTGGATAAAccttgtatatttttattttaataaaaataaattaaactagaAAGTCAATTCAACTTCATCCAAGGAAAATCAAAGGAACTTCATCTGACTTCACTGTTAGAAAGCTTCACAAAAAATTGTAGTAAAGAAGCCGAACAAACTTCATCCAACTTCTTTACAGTTTGAAAGTTGAACAAAGTTCATATGACTTTATCCTAATTAAGTGAGCATTACCCGGGGAATAGTGGAACACTATTCTAAGCAAAAATCCTATTTCGGCACAGTGAAAATACCTACAAAAATTACCGAGTGATTAAACAACTCAATGATGTTTTTAAGACAGCATCTGTTGTAAATGTGGCACCAAAGGCATGAAGCTAATGAAATTTGCACTACTCAGGTATAAAATTTGCATGATGTTGGCAACTAAATGTTTTTCCCACGCTAAATTCATCCAGTTCATTATAGTTTCTTAACACAAGAAAAGTGAACACAATAATTTCTCTCGCCTCCCTACAATTTGTTGTGATCAAAGATAAACCAAGGGATATCATGATATGCTAGTAGAATTTTCTTCTTTCCTTACAATGCGTTAATTCACAAAATCAGTCACGTTCAGTTATAGCAGTTAAATGTTCATCAATCTCCTCAGTTGACAACACTCTGAAATTTCGACTGTCCGCTCTTACAACTCCTACCTGCAAAGCATAATATATAACTTTGATCGATCATTTCAAGAGAATCTGAAAATTGTTTGATACCAGCGCTTCTTCGTATTTGATCATTTCAATGTTTATCAGCACTGGACAATTTAACATGATAAATGCAAGTTATTACCTCGATCTCAGTTGCCTTGAAGTCTTCCTGAAGAACAGATTGCAAAGCAGAAATAGCCGTCTGCATGACAGTAGCAATGTGCAAAATTAGATGATCTATAATGTTAATCACAGCATCTCCCCATAGGTTTTCCTTTTCCAAAGaataattcaaaatattttattaagttCACTGCATACTGTATCATCCATCGTCTACCCCACTGTCAACTTCGTGACAAACAAATTAAAGAACTTAGCTGAAGGGGAAGAGCAAATAACTTCAATGTCAACAACCTTGGGTAAAAAAAATGGGAAACCTCAGAGGTATAATACACTGGAAAAAGACGGTGCATTTAAAATGGCTCAACCAACCTTCCTATTCCGCAGGCACAGGAAAGACAAAAATACAATTCATACTTTGGGGTAAGAAATTTCTAAGGATATATTtgcaaaattttaaaatagataCTCAAAGTTTTCCCcctttccattttttttagGCCAAGCTACTAGGAATGATATTAAAGCTGCCTTCACAATCTTTTGAAGAGGTGGGAGAAGAAAGAAGTACCTGCACAGTTTCCTCATAGGAGAAAGCCGgattatttttcattttcttttccaaGAAATTGATAGCCTCTTGTTCTTTCAATCCAGCACTTGTAGCCtggaatatatattaatatcaagTTCCCTGAGTGAAATGTTACCTTGAAAATTCACTTAAAaggaaatttataaaaataaaaaagcaatGCACACATCAATAGTTTTTGAATTACATATAAAGAAAGCATCCTAAATTACAAATTATAATACTCATCTTTTATTTGTAGTACAACAATTACACTTTAGAAAGTCTGCTAAATGACTTCAAGGTTTTAGTTATATTCAGTGCATACGGCCTGATTTAGAATATACTTAAACAAGGAAGCACCTCAGCACAACCAGCATCAATTTatattcatagcaaaactgtGAATGGTTAAGATTCAAGAAACCCactcattttcatatttatacaTAGTAAAACAAGAACACTTCAGAATGTTTCTTCAAAATCTCAAAGCTCAAAATGGCTTCGAGGGCCATGTTTTGTATAGTTACATTTAAAGTGCATTTGATTTATAATATCTGGAATTATTGAAGCTTCCTTAGCACAATCAGCATCAAGTTATGCAATTAACAAATTtgtagaaaaattaaaatttgtgaAGCCCAGACAAAATGAATCCCATGGTTGTGCTGAATTCAAAAGCAAAATTaataattgttttatttttttccaatcTGATACTACCACAAATCCATCCACGATATGTTAAGTGATCATGAGCAACCATAGTCTTGTGTAAATAGTAAATACCATGTACATAAGAAACAACATACATTTAAAAGAAACAACAAAGTAACACTTTGGTGAGAAAATAAGCAAGCTAGCTAGCTACCTTGTGGCCATAGAAGTGACCAGCAGGATCACACTTGTAGAGTTGAGGCCCTTCCTCTTCATCAATACCCAAAACCATAGCAACTTCGATGCACAAAAAAAAGTGTTAACAAGTAAAACTAAAACTGCAAGACAATTAGCATTAATATGTAGTGGGATATGGTGATATGTATGTGtaatatataaacatatataaatcTGTACATATACATGAATTTAAAATAGCTGCCAGACAAAGCTCAGCTATTTGAAGCAATAAACTTTTAAGTGTGCGAGtgtgagaaagagaaagaatatATACACACCTACTCCAAGGGGTCTCATGTAAGCATGCTGAGTGTAAACCTGTGATTTGTCTGCAATCCTACATGCACCAAATTACAATTTTAATCCTAAAAGCTTATTACTTGAGATAAATGAGCCAGAAAGAGAGAAATCACTACAAACTAATAATTCAGCATTATAGATCATCATAAGAatgcaataataataaaataccaTTTGGCCAATACATCCACAGGCATTTCATAACCATATTTGAACCGAAACTCAGCTGCCTCATTACGAGCTTGTTGGACTAAAGTCCTTGCATCAGCTGTAAATAGACAGAGAAGATGAAGTTTCATGCTAATAATCCGTAAGAGTTTAACCAAAAGCAAGGATGCAGATGCAGTACAAACCAGAATATTTTGCAAACGCAGCAACATTTGAAGCAAAGAAGAGTTGAGATTTTAAAGAAGATTCATTCATGAGTAGCTCAAGCTGGTTTCAGCAGTATTTATCTAGAAATTAAACATTTTCCTGAATTTAATTTCAATTCGACAGTAACTAGAGAGGGTGAATTATCAGGTCACAGCCTAGGAAAGAAATACGAAATATGAAAACTTCTAGCACGCA comes from Euphorbia lathyris chromosome 8, ddEupLath1.1, whole genome shotgun sequence and encodes:
- the LOC136204166 gene encoding proteasome subunit alpha type-6-like, producing MSRGSGGGYDRHITIFSPEGRLFQVEYAFKAVKAASITSIGVRGKDSVCVVTQKKVPDKLLDQTSITHLFPITKFLGLLATGMTADARTLVQQARNEAAEFRFKYGYEMPVDVLAKWIADKSQVYTQHAYMRPLGVVAMVLGIDEEEGPQLYKCDPAGHFYGHKATSAGLKEQEAINFLEKKMKNNPAFSYEETVQTAISALQSVLQEDFKATEIEVGVVRADSRNFRVLSTEEIDEHLTAITERD
- the LOC136203540 gene encoding protein STRICTOSIDINE SYNTHASE-LIKE 4-like; amino-acid sequence: MKLFSTCLTLVLACLVAIFLQIFYFSPISPDFLQIPPPSNFLPKNNKLQEVIKLGEGHLKGPEDTYVDNDGLLYAVSRDGWIKRMYENETWENWKKIESDVLLGITTSKHGGVIVCDAEIGLLKVTDDGVTVLASEINGSRIRYADDVIEASDGSLYFSVASTKFGPNDWYLDVLEAKPHGQLLKYDPSFNQTSVLLENLGFTNGVALSMEEDYLVFCETWKFRCQKYWLKEEKTGKTEILIEKLPGGPDNIKLAPDGTF